One Syngnathoides biaculeatus isolate LvHL_M chromosome 4, ASM1980259v1, whole genome shotgun sequence DNA window includes the following coding sequences:
- the cdc14b gene encoding dual specificity protein phosphatase CDC14B isoform X6 — MTADDVSSRCVELLKDQLYFAILHQKIKSTTDRHCFCVDEELAYENFYADFGPLNLAMFYRFSCKLTKKLKSVTFSRKKIVFYTCGDQKKQANAAYLIGSYAVMYLNMMPEEAYSLLVSRNNTYIPFRDASFGTCMYNLNILDCLRAVHKALHYGWLDFSDFDVEEYEHYERAENGDLNWIIPGKFLAFSGPHPKSKIENGYPLHAPEAYIPYFRKHNITSVIRLNKKMYDARRFTDSGFEHHDLFFVDGSTPNDAIVRKFLNICENADGAVAVHCKAGLGRTGTLIGCYMMKHYCMTAAEVIAWIRICRPGSIIGPQQNFVEEKQNSLWAEGDVFREKMLSEKKNGKLAVTRILSGVDDITINGSNKNKASKKGETELYDDDEDRNGVTQGDKLRALKSKRQARSSSSLSQEENKIHTRSASQSLNRSVLQASVQSCKTGVNSLALSDHSDSRKRTRTSLPATGVACSSVCRAPLVNLLVVVSDGEAVRREPRGGHSDATNACNPVNLNAAHLQTRRRQRT, encoded by the exons ATGACCGCGGATGATGTGTCGTCGCGATGCGTTGAGCTTCTCAAGG ATCAATTGTATTTCGCCATCCTTCACCAAAAGATTAAAAGCACGACAGATCGGCACTGCTTCTGCGTTGATGAAGAGTTGGCATATGAGAA CTTCTATGCAGACTTTGGCCCCCTCAACCTCGCCATGTTTTATCGCTTCTCTTGCAAGCTGACAAAGAAGCTCAAG TCCGTTACGTTTTCAAGGAAGAAGATTGTGTTTTACACCTGCGGTGACCAGAAAAAACAAGCCAACGCTGCCTACCTGATTGGCTCATACGCA GTAATGTACCTTAACATGATGCCAGAGGAGGCCTACAGTCTGTTGGTGTCAAGGAACAACACGTACATTCCATTCAG AGATGCCTCGTTTGGAACGTGCATGTACAATCTGAACATCCTGGACTGCTTGCGCGCCGTCCACAAG gcCCTGCACTACGGCTGGCTGGACTTCTCTGACTTTGACGTGGAGGAATACGAGCACTACGAGAGGGCAGAAAACGGGGATTTGAACTGGATCATTCCGGGAAAGTTCCTCGCGTTCAGCGGCCCTCATCCCAAAAGCAAAATAGAGAATG GATACCCTCTGCACGCGCCCGAGGCCTACATCCCTTACTTTAGGAAACACAACATCACCAGCGTCATCCGACTCAACAAAAAGATGTACGACGCCAGGCGCTTCACAGACTCGGGCTTTGAGCATCATGACCTGTTTTTCGTGGACGGTAGCACGCCCAATGACGCCATTGTCCGAAAGTTCCTCAATATCTGCGAGAATGCGGACGGAGCCGTCGCCGTCCACTGCAAAG CTGGTCTGGGGCGAACCGGGACTCTAATTGGCTGCTACATGATGAAGCATTACTGCATGACGGCGGCGGAAGTGATCGCTTGGATTCGGATCTGTCGCCCGGGATCCATCATCGGACCTCAGCAGAACTTTGTCGAAGA GAAGCAGAACAGCCTGTGGGCTGAGGGCGACGTCTTCCGGGAGAAGATGCTGAGCGAAAAGAAGAACGGTAAGCTGGCCGTGACCAGAATCCTCTCTGGAGTCGACGACATAACCATTAACggcagcaacaagaacaaagcgTCTAAGAAGGGCGAGACGGAACTG tacgacgacgacgaggaccgAAATGGCGTGACGCAGGGTGACAAACTGCGAGCCCTGAAGAGCAAGAGGCAGGCCAGATCTTCAAGCTCCTTATC GCAAGAAGAAAATAAGATTCACACCAGGTCAGCGTCCCAGTCTCTAAA CAGATCCGTCCTTCAGGCCAGCGTACAGAGCTGTAAGACTGGCGTCAACTCACTGGCTCTGTCTGACCACTCGGACAGCAGGAAGAGGACCAGAACCTCCCTGCCTGCCACTGGCGTAGCATGCAG CTCCGTATGTCGCGCCCCGCTGGTCAACTTGCTCGTAGTGGTCAGCGACGGGGAAGCCGTGCGTCGTGAACCACGCGGCGGCCATAGCGACGCGACCAACGCGTGCAATCCCGTCAACTTAAACGCGGCGCACTTGCAG ACCCGCCGCCGCCAGAGGACGTAA
- the cdc14b gene encoding dual specificity protein phosphatase CDC14B isoform X9: protein MFYRFSCKLTKKLKSVTFSRKKIVFYTCGDQKKQANAAYLIGSYAVMYLNMMPEEAYSLLVSRNNTYIPFRDASFGTCMYNLNILDCLRAVHKALHYGWLDFSDFDVEEYEHYERAENGDLNWIIPGKFLAFSGPHPKSKIENGYPLHAPEAYIPYFRKHNITSVIRLNKKMYDARRFTDSGFEHHDLFFVDGSTPNDAIVRKFLNICENADGAVAVHCKAGLGRTGTLIGCYMMKHYCMTAAEVIAWIRICRPGSIIGPQQNFVEEKQNSLWAEGDVFREKMLSEKKNGKLAVTRILSGVDDITINGSNKNKASKKGETELYDDDEDRNGVTQGDKLRALKSKRQARSSSSLSQEENKIHTRSASQSLNRSVLQASVQSCKTGVNSLALSDHSDSRKRTRTSLPATGVACSSVCRAPLVNLLVVVSDGEAVRREPRGGHSDATNACNPVNLNAAHLQTRRRQRT, encoded by the exons ATGTTTTATCGCTTCTCTTGCAAGCTGACAAAGAAGCTCAAG TCCGTTACGTTTTCAAGGAAGAAGATTGTGTTTTACACCTGCGGTGACCAGAAAAAACAAGCCAACGCTGCCTACCTGATTGGCTCATACGCA GTAATGTACCTTAACATGATGCCAGAGGAGGCCTACAGTCTGTTGGTGTCAAGGAACAACACGTACATTCCATTCAG AGATGCCTCGTTTGGAACGTGCATGTACAATCTGAACATCCTGGACTGCTTGCGCGCCGTCCACAAG gcCCTGCACTACGGCTGGCTGGACTTCTCTGACTTTGACGTGGAGGAATACGAGCACTACGAGAGGGCAGAAAACGGGGATTTGAACTGGATCATTCCGGGAAAGTTCCTCGCGTTCAGCGGCCCTCATCCCAAAAGCAAAATAGAGAATG GATACCCTCTGCACGCGCCCGAGGCCTACATCCCTTACTTTAGGAAACACAACATCACCAGCGTCATCCGACTCAACAAAAAGATGTACGACGCCAGGCGCTTCACAGACTCGGGCTTTGAGCATCATGACCTGTTTTTCGTGGACGGTAGCACGCCCAATGACGCCATTGTCCGAAAGTTCCTCAATATCTGCGAGAATGCGGACGGAGCCGTCGCCGTCCACTGCAAAG CTGGTCTGGGGCGAACCGGGACTCTAATTGGCTGCTACATGATGAAGCATTACTGCATGACGGCGGCGGAAGTGATCGCTTGGATTCGGATCTGTCGCCCGGGATCCATCATCGGACCTCAGCAGAACTTTGTCGAAGA GAAGCAGAACAGCCTGTGGGCTGAGGGCGACGTCTTCCGGGAGAAGATGCTGAGCGAAAAGAAGAACGGTAAGCTGGCCGTGACCAGAATCCTCTCTGGAGTCGACGACATAACCATTAACggcagcaacaagaacaaagcgTCTAAGAAGGGCGAGACGGAACTG tacgacgacgacgaggaccgAAATGGCGTGACGCAGGGTGACAAACTGCGAGCCCTGAAGAGCAAGAGGCAGGCCAGATCTTCAAGCTCCTTATC GCAAGAAGAAAATAAGATTCACACCAGGTCAGCGTCCCAGTCTCTAAA CAGATCCGTCCTTCAGGCCAGCGTACAGAGCTGTAAGACTGGCGTCAACTCACTGGCTCTGTCTGACCACTCGGACAGCAGGAAGAGGACCAGAACCTCCCTGCCTGCCACTGGCGTAGCATGCAG CTCCGTATGTCGCGCCCCGCTGGTCAACTTGCTCGTAGTGGTCAGCGACGGGGAAGCCGTGCGTCGTGAACCACGCGGCGGCCATAGCGACGCGACCAACGCGTGCAATCCCGTCAACTTAAACGCGGCGCACTTGCAG ACCCGCCGCCGCCAGAGGACGTAA
- the cdc14b gene encoding dual specificity protein phosphatase CDC14B isoform X3, with protein sequence MKRKSERRRAETTRKRKTTKKKKKCRAEAEPNSDIYVEILDQLYFAILHQKIKSTTDRHCFCVDEELAYENFYADFGPLNLAMFYRFSCKLTKKLKSVTFSRKKIVFYTCGDQKKQANAAYLIGSYAVMYLNMMPEEAYSLLVSRNNTYIPFRDASFGTCMYNLNILDCLRAVHKALHYGWLDFSDFDVEEYEHYERAENGDLNWIIPGKFLAFSGPHPKSKIENGYPLHAPEAYIPYFRKHNITSVIRLNKKMYDARRFTDSGFEHHDLFFVDGSTPNDAIVRKFLNICENADGAVAVHCKAGLGRTGTLIGCYMMKHYCMTAAEVIAWIRICRPGSIIGPQQNFVEEKQNSLWAEGDVFREKMLSEKKNGKLAVTRILSGVDDITINGSNKNKASKKGETELYDDDEDRNGVTQGDKLRALKSKRQARSSSSLSQEENKIHTRSASQSLNRSVLQASVQSCKTGVNSLALSDHSDSRKRTRTSLPATGVACSSVCRAPLVNLLVVVSDGEAVRREPRGGHSDATNACNPVNLNAAHLQSLHT encoded by the exons ATGAAGCGCAAGAGCGAGAGGAGGCGAGCGGAGAcgacgaggaagaggaagacgacgaagaagaagaagaagtgccgCGCAGAGGCGGAGCCAAACTCGGATATTTACGTTGAGATTTTAG ATCAATTGTATTTCGCCATCCTTCACCAAAAGATTAAAAGCACGACAGATCGGCACTGCTTCTGCGTTGATGAAGAGTTGGCATATGAGAA CTTCTATGCAGACTTTGGCCCCCTCAACCTCGCCATGTTTTATCGCTTCTCTTGCAAGCTGACAAAGAAGCTCAAG TCCGTTACGTTTTCAAGGAAGAAGATTGTGTTTTACACCTGCGGTGACCAGAAAAAACAAGCCAACGCTGCCTACCTGATTGGCTCATACGCA GTAATGTACCTTAACATGATGCCAGAGGAGGCCTACAGTCTGTTGGTGTCAAGGAACAACACGTACATTCCATTCAG AGATGCCTCGTTTGGAACGTGCATGTACAATCTGAACATCCTGGACTGCTTGCGCGCCGTCCACAAG gcCCTGCACTACGGCTGGCTGGACTTCTCTGACTTTGACGTGGAGGAATACGAGCACTACGAGAGGGCAGAAAACGGGGATTTGAACTGGATCATTCCGGGAAAGTTCCTCGCGTTCAGCGGCCCTCATCCCAAAAGCAAAATAGAGAATG GATACCCTCTGCACGCGCCCGAGGCCTACATCCCTTACTTTAGGAAACACAACATCACCAGCGTCATCCGACTCAACAAAAAGATGTACGACGCCAGGCGCTTCACAGACTCGGGCTTTGAGCATCATGACCTGTTTTTCGTGGACGGTAGCACGCCCAATGACGCCATTGTCCGAAAGTTCCTCAATATCTGCGAGAATGCGGACGGAGCCGTCGCCGTCCACTGCAAAG CTGGTCTGGGGCGAACCGGGACTCTAATTGGCTGCTACATGATGAAGCATTACTGCATGACGGCGGCGGAAGTGATCGCTTGGATTCGGATCTGTCGCCCGGGATCCATCATCGGACCTCAGCAGAACTTTGTCGAAGA GAAGCAGAACAGCCTGTGGGCTGAGGGCGACGTCTTCCGGGAGAAGATGCTGAGCGAAAAGAAGAACGGTAAGCTGGCCGTGACCAGAATCCTCTCTGGAGTCGACGACATAACCATTAACggcagcaacaagaacaaagcgTCTAAGAAGGGCGAGACGGAACTG tacgacgacgacgaggaccgAAATGGCGTGACGCAGGGTGACAAACTGCGAGCCCTGAAGAGCAAGAGGCAGGCCAGATCTTCAAGCTCCTTATC GCAAGAAGAAAATAAGATTCACACCAGGTCAGCGTCCCAGTCTCTAAA CAGATCCGTCCTTCAGGCCAGCGTACAGAGCTGTAAGACTGGCGTCAACTCACTGGCTCTGTCTGACCACTCGGACAGCAGGAAGAGGACCAGAACCTCCCTGCCTGCCACTGGCGTAGCATGCAG CTCCGTATGTCGCGCCCCGCTGGTCAACTTGCTCGTAGTGGTCAGCGACGGGGAAGCCGTGCGTCGTGAACCACGCGGCGGCCATAGCGACGCGACCAACGCGTGCAATCCCGTCAACTTAAACGCGGCGCACTTGCAG tcACTCCATACCTAA